Part of the Zea mays cultivar B73 chromosome 4, Zm-B73-REFERENCE-NAM-5.0, whole genome shotgun sequence genome is shown below.
AATTTTTTGCTGGCCCTGTGGGGGGGGCGCACGTAgatggcagaacggcagaacatGTCAGAGGCAGAACACGTcagaggcagactactattgcttacttaatctctactacttattaagtaagcaatagtagtctgcctctgACGTGTTCTGCCTCTGACatgttctgccgttctgccatcTACGTGCGCCCCCCTCCCCCCACAGGGCCAGCAAAAAATTACACGTACTCACGAGTTGAATCTGGACAGTTCAGCCACTAAACAcacaacaacagagttcttactgTTGGGTCCAAGCCAACGCTTATAAGCCGCTCTATGTCTCCTTTACTAGCCAGTATGGTACTATTGTTTTGCAAGACACAACAACACAACAGTACCAGCGTTCTGGGCTGAATTTTTGGTGCGGCCCATACGTTTGGGGCGGCCCATACTCCAGCAACCGCAGCAGTCTTCTTCGGCAACCTCCGTCCGCACGACATCGCGCCCAACCGCTCGGTCAGCTCTACTACCGCAGCCTCCATCTCCACGACCTCCACTTCTTTGACCATTCATGCACTTTGCCGACGTCCGCAAGCTCCCCTTCGTCCTTCCTGCATCGGGAGCCGGAGGACCTCGCCTACTCCCTCCCtccatcggcgcggcggctgtctCGGCCGAGCCTGAGTCGCGCGGAGGTCATGCCCCCGCCGCGCCACCACTTCGTCCCGCCTTCGGGACACCCCCTCGTCGCCTCCTCGACCCCCACAGTCGCGGCACGTGCCGCTATCGTTGCACGAGGCCACATCACCGCTACGCCACCACTCCCTCCCCTAGCCGCCTCCTCGACACTCGCAGCCACGGCGCGTGTCGTCATCATCGCACGAGGTCGGGGCCCCACCGCGCTCCCTCCCCCTCGTCGCCTCTTCAACCCAATCACATCCCTGTAGACGGCGGCTACCCGCAGATGGAGAGAACCCTGCTTCCTTGCCTAGGTTTCTCGGGACCCTAGCCCCAACGCTGCAGAACCTCCTCGCTGACACGTCGCCCCGCCCCTGAGCCCACTTCCCGACGCCACCCTCGCACAAGATCCCGATGCGGCAATGGCGGACAGCAACGGGCGCTCAACGCCACCGTGCCTCCTGCGAACCCATGGTGAGATGTGTGGTCTCGATCTAGAGCCGAAGGACTTCCCCAACACCCTTTCCTCCATCGGCGCGACATCGGCCAGCTCATCTGCGACGACGAGGCATCTTCGACCGACTTCCCGACACCCCATCCTCCATCAATGCGGCTCCAGTACCCCTTCCTCCATTGGCGCGGCAGCATCCAGTTCATCTGCGACGATAAGGCGTCTTCGACCAACCACGCCCTACTACAAGTGGTGTCAGTCCATGTCAGATAAGTGGAGTAATTTGTTTGTATTTGTATCTTCTATTTTATTTCTGCCCTAATTTTGTTTGTATCCATGTTCTCGCATGAATATGTAGCTCTGCATTGGCCTTGAAATCTTATTGAGGTCTTCACTTTGGACTAAGGAATTAGAAAAGAGTGGAAGAATAGGGTAGGGAGTAATTTCTTTTTCTACTTGTATAGTGAGCTGTGTAAAATCTCATTACTTTAACCACTCCAATAGCTGTTAGCTTTGCACACCAGTTTGGCATGTTGGACCCATGGATCAGCTTTGCGTGACGACACAACATGCAGCATTATATAGCACCTAAAACCCATGCAAGATCAGTGGCTGACATCTGGAATCCACCCACAGCTTCTCATCTTTTCAAGATCTCTTATCTATTTAGAGAGCATGATTGGCCTTTTTGTCTTCTACTCCATTCATTGCTCTTTtgtataaaattcttgatgcgcaTTTTTTAGTTctgattttgtttttgatgaatgATGATATGCTCATTTAAAGTTCTTTTCATCAGATGCTACTCACATTTAAGATTCCCATAATTTTGTTATGTTGGTCTTATTTACAGTTAACTTTTTTGCGCTGGGGAATTGCATATTGTGTCAAGGGTGGTCTAGAAAAAGAGCTAAAAGCAATGCAGGTGCGCTACTTTTTTTTCTCTCCCATGTTCTGCAGTTCCAAAAAAACTAGAATTACACTGAAATTTCACCTTCATTTCAGTACTTGGAGAGAATAGAGTGTGAGTACGACCAGAAGATATCCATTGATttctacaaggtatgaacaattaGCTTTGAACTGCTTTTTCTTTCAGAACTCTCATGTTTCCTTGATGCATGTTCAGGAAGGAGATCCCTTGAAACCAGCTGTGACGGGCTTCTTAGTGTAAGGATCTGAAGTTCCAAAACCAAAAATACCAATTCCATGCTATCCGCTGATGTTGCTCTATGGAACTCATAACTTGGTGTTCATGCAGGTTCGTTTCCACTCCAGATCCAATTGGCAACAAGTACTATCTTGGCCCTGCTCCTTTGCAGTATATGGCAAGGTGAGACATTGCACCCCTCTATTGTTCTTTTGGGCATTTTACCTGAGCAAGCATCAAATTGTGACTTGTTCTACAATCTTGTTTCCAATGGCAGGCAAATTGCTACAGCCAATGGCCCTACTGGCTATAATAGGGATTACCTGTTCTCAATGGAGAAGGCATTAGCCAGCATTAGTAAGAGAACCTATTTTTACATTTTTTAAGTGGTTAACACTCTGAATATCTGTTATTTATACCCCATGTGTTACATAAAATACAGTATTACCTGGGAGTAGTTCATGTATGTCCTTTCTGCAAAGTCAGTATTTACATCCTAGACTCAAACATCAAATCGTGATTATGCCGCCCCTCTTCAGGCCATGAAGATGATTCGATCATAGATCTTGCAAACGAGGTGAGGAAGGTGCTCAACAGAACAAAGGATACCAAGATCACTGGTGCCAATGCTTCCCTAAAATCACATGCACATTATGTTTTTTATTATGATTTGGTATCTTCTCCGTGTCTGTGAACAAGAAAGATTATGTTCCCCTGAATATAGATCGCTGAGAGTTTATTGTTCCTGGCGATGCAGGCGCGTGAACTCTTCTACTACCTCAAGGGTGAGTAGGTGGACTATGGCGAGTAAAGTCAAGGACGACAGTGTTCTCAGGTGTGTTTCTTACGCTTACTGTACAATTGATTACTAGATGGACCTTATGCCACCTAATATGCTAATTTGAGTTGTTATTGTTTCTAAAGATTTTTGCGCGTGTAGATATCAGTTGATACTTCTCATTTTCCTAAATATAAGTGGAAATTTTACACGTGTAGCTGCCAGTTGATACTCGTCTACCTTGCATAAGTTGGGAGCACTTCATCATCCAATTAAACCATGTCAACTGATGCTCTGATATGTAATGTTTCTTACTAATCACTTCATTTTTGACTTCTTTTCAGGGTTTTTTCATGGATCTTTAACCATCTAAAGAAGAGGTAGGCCTTGACATCCGACATCGTCCCCTCCAGATCTCCTTTGCCTGCCCAGGTGAGCATCCATGGCTCATTCATCGATGTGCTTGTTTCGATTCTATTCGTTTGTGTTTGGGAATACCATAATTTAAGTTGTTATTACATAATAGTCATGTGATTTGCCATTATTTAAAAAAACAGTTCTAGCGCTTTGTCATTACCAGTTAGTTATAGCACTGCTTTAGTCTGTGGAAACATAGCCTTTGGTGCAAATGACAGAATCGACATGTTCTCTAGACTATATTTGTTATCTTATTCATTTTCCTCTGTGGGATAATACTTTTATCAATATGAGAGCTATGCATGAGCTTGTCGCTGCTCAACAATGTAATTTATAGGGTCTTATTACTGAAGTAGCAATCATCAGTACATCTATGGATGAAGTTCAACTCTGATCTATATATCAGTTGAACTGTCTTCGTCTCCTGCTTGATCAGAACACAAGCAACCAAAAATCAATACTTGAGATCCTTTTTCCTCCGAGTTATTACCTATTAGCAAGTAGCAGCTAGCATCACCTACAAAGACAATGTAGAGATGCCAAAAATACATCATTTTCCTCTTGCACGCCTACTGCCATTAGAAGGCATAATTTAGTGAGCATGTAGGATGTCATGTTTAATTCCCAGCAGCAGTTGGCCACGTGCTCCTAGCCGCACACTGTCGCTGCTCTCTGCTTGGCGCTCTCCTCTCCCGACCACAGCTACACCACACGACTGTGAGCTCGTGAAGGTGAGCTCCAATTTCCCGCCGTAATTCACAAGATTCTAATTTCGTAGCAGTCAATCAAGAGGCATCGAGTTCTGTTTGATGAGGAGGGGAAGATAGTGGTAAGGAGGATAGACAACTCGATGAGTAGGCATGTGACTTTTTCCAAGAGGTGGAACAGACTGCTGAAGAAGATGAAGGAGCTCTCTATCCTCTACGATGCGGATATTGGCCTCATCATCATCTCCAGCACCAGCAGGCTCTATGAGTTCGCCAACACCAAGTACAATTCATTTTTTACCTGCATAATATGCAGATGCTGGATCTCAGAAAAAATAATCATTCAATATTTTAATTTAAATCAATATTCCTATATATAAATCACTAAAGTATGCTAATAGACCAAACGTGAAATGGCTGCACTAACCAAGGGAAACTGGCCTCACCAATATCCTCACTACTGTAAATACTAGATTTAATTGCCTAGCTTAAATTACTGACTTCATCATCGCTATCCCTTCCACGATCTATGGTAACTTCATACACTAATCGCAGTGATGTTGGTTGACTATAACCagagaagaaagaagaaatttAGCATATGACCTTTCATCCCAGTATATCTCTTTACACATAACAAAGCCAAAGCAACTGAAGTCTTTGGTAACTTCATACACTTCATGCAGGACATACCGACTGACCTTTGAAAGTACTAAAGAACTGATAGATACAAGATCTATGGCATTTGACATTAACATCCTAGAGAGGCAGACCTGCAAAAGTCTAACCACATCTGGACCAAGACGTTAGTGCAACATGAGGGAAACTCTGAAACATCACGATTTTGTTATTGGTGATTCCTTATATGTCACTGCAACTATTTCCTAATCCATCATATATGCATTTAATATGTCAATGGCATATGGACTACAGACCCGCATGACTAACATTTAAGGAAATTTCTAAATTCCTCGCCACATAAGAGAAATTAGCTCTTGTTCATCCAAGCAAAAAAAGAGAACACATCCAAGTGTATAAAGAACAACTTCCACAATTTTTAGATATGAATATAATTGGTTCGTAATGATTTTTTTGTTTGTTGTTGGTCTGTCGTGTGATGCatccagtatcacaataacttcattAACGAAGTGTCGGGTATCCTGTCCATTCATAAAAGAATATCTGCATTTTATTCAACATTGGTGTGCAATCTGTCATCTTTTGTTTTCTGTTTGTTCTTTGATCCTTTCCACACTTAGGGACTCTGTAGTCTGAAATTTCTTTTTCCTGCACACTAATGTCAGTTAGGCCATCAATGAAGTTATAGAAGTCACTGATGTCATAAGTTAGGCCATTTGGTTGATATCCCTAATTTTTCTTTCATAAAGCCCACAAATCCCTACCATTTCtgtttactataaaaagtaacttGTGTACTTTAGAAGGGAAATAAATCAAGAAGCACTGCTAACTAGAAGTTCTGTTTAAATTTTTCTGAAGCGGAAAAACTCAGGGAGAAGCTGAGGCAGGAGTGCCTGCGGAAGGGGACAAAACTGGCGCATGGGGTGGCTGACGCCCTCTTCGCTGTACCACACACCGAGGATAAAGGCATTGAAGAGCACTAAGGGGACATGTCTAGCCTATATTGAGCGCTACGCTACATAAACATATCTTCTATCTATAATTTATTTACCTTTCCTATAAATaagtttttttatttatttcagcTTGCTCATCCTCATGTAGCTCCAATCCATCTGTCATAGGTCTCGAGCAAGCAACTTCGTGATGATTTGATGACCATGCTCATTGCTTGGTCATAAGACTTCTGTAGCA
Proteins encoded:
- the LOC109945951 gene encoding uncharacterized protein is translated as MLLTFKIPIILLCWSYLQLTFLRWGIAYCVKGGLEKELKAMQYLERIECEYDQKISIDFYKEGDPLKPAVTGFLVFVSTPDPIGNKYYLGPAPLQYMARQIATANGPTGYNRDYLFSMEKALASISHEDDSIIDLANEVRKVLNRTKDTKITGANASLKSHAHYIAESLLFLAMQARELFYYLKGKGAPSPRRAPRPLPTLVVVTEGVATSQQMSVAIPLEQSITPVLQDFMNLNIFYLPVYYCGGLRGSTIDEASPSPPASSPSKKSGELKLTLFNCIYCMDYTRASSQRAARPAGNNLRNPIIFVALFRDHRQSHAFDGSKATA